The sequence below is a genomic window from Cicer arietinum cultivar CDC Frontier isolate Library 1 chromosome 6, Cicar.CDCFrontier_v2.0, whole genome shotgun sequence.
cactttaaattaaaagataaacttAGCTTCATTTCTTAGTTTGTGTTAGAGTATGCTGCTATAAAAactgattttaaattaattacttttgtaacaataattttaattaaagatgTGTTGaggataaaataatttattattttagatatattttatgtaaaagtaaataaaataattaaattgtaatataatattactTATGGACTAAAAACTTaccaattataattttaaattttatatcaattctaaaaattaattatactcaataatattcaaacatctcaaaaattaattatatacatttaaaattatatttatttgttcaaAATATGTAATGAAAGATGCAATTAAACGCTTCATCAATGTCTCACTCTAGCTTCTTAATTTAGTGGGTTCCAATTGGAATAGGGATGGTTGGTGGTACCACTTATCCTCAATTTCTTGTACAAGAATGGGACATTTCATTTCAACACTATTCCCACCCATCTCTCTCTAATTTATCTTTGATCCAATTACTCGACCAATTATAacataaggaaaaaaaaattctagataataattaattagaggGACCAGCTCCAATTGATGTGTCAAGAAAATACTGCAAGTACAACAATACAACCAATACCTCATTTAGTGACTAAAGTGTTGAGTGTTTGGATATTAAATGTTCTAGGTCTATTAAAAAATTGGGCtccatgtttttcttaaaatttttttaaaatattaaatatataaatcacttttttatatatatttaatttatttataattaatatatggaACTAATTATTCGCACTTAAACtcaacataataaaacaatattataagGAGTTGGTTTCAATAGATACACTTGTGGACACGTTTCCATCAAACAGCAAATGCTCATAATGCATTAATATGGAATGCCTTGCCTAATTCAAACGGCAGTTTCATGAATCATTATATCTTGTCACATGACTTATGTGATTGTGTCTATTTTTCTGTTGTTTTAGTTTTACCAAGCTAATGTCCATAATTCACGAATGCGTACGGTTCAAGCAATGACTGGTAATTAGTTAGTCCTGCAAGGTTCTAAAAAATCTTTTCCTTGTAATTAACTGCCTTAATTATTTGGATTTTCTTCACATGCACTAGTTGTAGCCTTAAgaaagataataattaaaataaagtgaaaGTTTATTTTACCAAACTATTTGTTTTAATTAGCAAAATTTTTGTATTATGAACataaagtataataataatttgtaaattgtacatataataattattgaagtataacaaaaaaaaaataattaaaattgtattgaaatttaaatatgacgtttattttttttaaagtaatatttattatgatataGATAGTatgtttaagttttttattgtcatttaaaaatatatttttttacttaattataaaaataaataacataaaaaataaaacatcaaaaaccaaaaatctatttattataaaaactttaaaatgttttttcaaaTATCTCTTCATAATAAATTAGTAATCATTTCTTGTAACATTAAACGAGGGAAACaaagttatttttcttataaattaaaGCTGATAAATCTTCTAAAAATGATCCTATGGAGTAATGAGGACAAGAAGGAGTATCTACAAAAATAACATATGCAAACAAATCAAATCTACGAAGagttggtttttattttttgtggatGAGGTGTTGGAAAATCTCAAAGtctcatataaaaaataagtagaattaaaaaaaaaaaactttataaataatagattaaatacaatctgtggtcccttaacttaattttagttaacattttagattttttttcctgatttgatcctttattttaattttaagtaataaattgatcttttatgttttaaaatgtcaacaatgttatctttattttttgcaaaagttcaaaaaaaaatttaaattttttaaacaaaccccatgaaattaattatcattctcaatataatgcaatttcatcaaattcataacttaaatttttaaataaactcatattttcatctctaaagaatgacaaatataagTTTAGTTGAAGATGTGAGTTAcgaacttgatgaaatttattttatattaaataatataattaactttataagttttatttgaaatttttgatgttttttttttaaaaaaaggataacattgttgacattataaaacataaaatatcaaattatcacttaaaattaaaataaatgaccaaatcgagaagaaaaaaaatataaaagactaaaatgtgaattgaaattaagttaagtgaCCACTATGATATTTAacctaaataataattttttatttaattaatcagttttgtaataataaattaggtcaaatgtaaaaatataataaaaataatatattatatattttttattatattcttattctttattttactcaaactatttattttatcttttttagtaaaataaaataaaaagttattttcatcctcttcAATTTGTGTTCCGGATAATTTCATATAATCTTTCAAGTTGACTtgtttcttttgtattttttattattgttgttattattatttatttagtcttcgtaaaaaagtttaaatgagTATTTTGAATAAGATGTGGAACAGAGTTATATTGGCATTTCTAGGACAATGGTGTATTTCTCTTATTTAACACAATGTGAAATAGGCCTGTATCGGCACCCCAACATGGTAGAAGGGCATTGAGGGGATGGTAGCATAATATATCGATCGAGACACCCATCATAAAAAAGAATGACAcatgtattaaatttaatagtGACAGATGTAAAATAGTACAGGAAAAAATTCAAGTTTtgcattgaaaattaaaaaaaaaattcagaaaatcGCATATGAAAAGTAAGATGATCTAATAGTACTAAAAAATGGgataattttgtattattttttggaTTAAATACTACATGTGGTTTCTTAACttagttttagtcttttatttttattttttttatatagtcctttattttaattttaagtgacaatttgatattttatgttttaaaatgtcaacaatattattcttattttttgcaaaaattcaaaaaacttataaaaaatttcaaacaaaactcataaaactaattatcatcctcaatataatgtaatttcatcaaattcataacttaaatctttaaatagactcatattttcatctcaaacaacattaaataaagaatgacaaatatgagtttatttgaagatttaattacgaaattgattaaatattttatattacaaaatataattaattttatggattttatttgaaaattttgatgaatttttttttaaaaaaaataacattgttgacgttttaaaacataaaatatcaaattgtcacttaaaattaaaataaatgataaaaaaagataaatcactaaaacgttaattgagattaagttaagggatcacaagtggtatttaattttttttttataatgtggaaatttgatatgttttaaaaggtaaatatatactttaaaaaaattcctATTCTTGCTCCGGTTCAAATAAGTTGGATTCTAGTGGTTGGATCAGACACTTCAAGGTGTGATTCTGGTGTCATGGGGGACATTTGTAAACACTCTTAACAATAAAGTTAGAAGCTACAAGAAATTGACAGGGAAAATCAGGGTATCTCTTTATTGCAAAAAGGACGAAACAAGTGCATTAAAATTGCTAAATAAAGTagataagaattaaaaaatcgTAACACTTGAATCGTAATagttttaaatgtattaaaatcatattaaaatatttttttcatttttttatgaaaaatatatcttttagttagttttttttaaatatgtatttttaatatttttattcataaaattattaaaagaagagaaattaattgtatttataattttgacaaaaCTTAAAGATAATAGCAATTAACTGTGTCTTATACATATTTGGAACAAATCTtactatttattaaaaaaatagaattcagaaaataaaaaattcagttaaaaaaattgtgatcaCAAAATTTAACACAACATTTATACACACAAAAAAtaggtaaaaaaattaattagattatatattttaaaatatttaagtgatatatttttgtatatttggCTACATATATTGTATGTATTTGTGTGTTAAGCTAATCTTGACTCAAAGTTGAAATAGTCAAAGTGGGTGAACCGACTCACATATAAGACAGCTTAGTAGTTAAAGAGGAAacaatagaaaaagaaaacacGGCATTACATTCTAGATAACTAATCAATTcgattaatttttcatttacaaCTATAGTAGCCCCACTGGTCATCTCTAATTAAATCACCCTCTTCCAAAGTATCGTATTATATCagcaaataaatattaatattaatttagtaaatgtaaaaaattctatatcataataaatttagaaaatgaaacatggtattctcacaatatatttcaattaaaaaaaaaaaaagaaaaaaagaactcTAGATCTCCTTACTCCTTAAAGGGGCAAGGTGATTGTTGGAATTTCACCTCAACATTGGCACAGTACTAGTCTCTCATCTATATAACACAAACCNNNNNNNNNNNNNNNNNNNNNNNNNNNNNNNNNNNNNNNNNNNNNNNNNNNNNNNNNNNNNNNNNNNNNNNNNNNNNNNNNNNNNNNNNNNNNNNNNNTTTCCCTCtttcactctctctctctccattCACAAACTCAAACCACAGTTAACAATGGGTTTTCCAGTAGGATACACAGAACTTCTCTTTCCAAAACTAGTTCTTCACCTTCTCTCCGTCTTTAGTTTCATACGAAAACTCATTTGCGCCATTTTTCGCTTTCTGGGTCTCCACGATTTCCTCGAACCCGACATTACATGGCCCGATGGGTCAACCCGAATACCCGAATTCGAATCCGTTTCAGCTCTTCTTATCCGAGAAATCCTCCCCGTTGTTAAGTTCATGGAATTGGTGGACCCACCCGAAAGTTGCGCCGTGTGTCTTACCGAGTTCGAGGAAAATGATGAGATCAGACGGTTAGCGAATTGTCGACACATTTTTCATCGATGTTGTTTGGACCGTTGGATGGGGTACGATCAGAGAACGTGTCCGTTATGTAGAACGCCTTTTATACCTGATGATATGCAAAGTGCTTTTAATGAGAGACTTTGGGCTGCTTCTGGGATCCCTGAATTTCACTCTGATCTTTCTTCTTTCTAAGTTTCCTTCAAGTTAAGGACATGTTtgcctttcttttttttttgtgtatttGTACATAGATAGAACCAAGTCGTGATAAAGCTGAGGCTTTAGTTGTATATTGATTCTAGAGAGACGAATTTTGTAGATTTCGGATCTGGGTCTTCTTCttttgagtttttaacttgCTACTATCTTTCACTCTCACTGTCTTTCTTTTTTACCGGTAGTGTTTAACTATTTACTACTATTTCTTTTTACCAAGATATATACTATATATCAATAtgaaaattctaatttataaaGAGTTTAACTGTTATCTATTTACAATCTAAGCAACAGATTAAATCCATTTATAAATCTGTCTATCTCTCAATTAAgatcacataaaaaaattattttaaaatgaatttgattttaataactattattattattattattattcaattgtatattttaattaataagtaatgagcaattttagtttttgaaatggTAAGAATATGTTAACTTTGTCTCTCAAACTCACACgtttaaaaagtttatatttattttatacattaaaaGACAAATTAGGGTTTAAGCCAAACAGGAGATGTCACTTTGTGTGGAAATTGAAATTAatcgtattttttattttaaaaaaatattgtttgcAAATTGAAGTTAagagtttttaaataaaaaaattaaatacgtGGTAAACAATCAGTTGTGTAAGAAAGTTGGTGAAGGTTAGAAAACATAGGGTCCGTTAGTAATTGATATGAAGAGTTATGATTGATTTGATATGAAGaaagtaatattaaatttgggtggtgttgtatttaattaatttggaaGATTAAGGAAGTAAAGGGATTGAGTGAGACGGGGTGGAGGGCATGATGATGATGAGTGATTCGACAAATTATGAGTCATAAAAAGACGAAAGGGTCactcaatttatatttatttacgtTAACGTGAGAGAATGGGTAATTGTATGGTAGGCTCCATAGGGAATCAGATGATAAAGAGTAGTAGACTACTGACGTTGCTGCTATTGCATTTTCAACTACTCACTTCATTTTAcctttaaatatcattttaatatatgtaattatattattttttgttttaatttcagtaagtttttttattcactttctctaaattttaaaatggtgGTTTAATTAAATCATGTTAAGTCActtaataaatcaaattaaagactaaaaacaacagtttattaatttgttgaatTGAATCTAAACAAAAGAACTTATAAATATGTAAATTGTATTTAAACTAGTATTTTATTGTAAACTTCTCTAACAAAATTTATGTGATATTCTTACATATTTAttcttataattattaatattataaaagagaaaaaataatttaaatttttaataataaattaataaattatttttgtaaataaattatttatgcatataaaattttgaaaataatttttgttaaaggataagaaaaagtgaaaaatatctataatttaaaatagagagtataaattaaaaagtatttacattttatgattttaatatatgtaaatttaatcttataattaatatcatttttgaAATACCCTTGaaactaatataatttttagtgactcttttattcttataaaatagatgcttataaatatattattttatggtatATAGCCTTGTCGCAATATGAGgatttttatcttctttttttgaaaataaatttaaaatattttaccttgaaatttatacaataaaatacGTTATTTTTTTAGACTTTCAAAGGATCACATTTTATgagattttttcttcttctataatatctatttttaaattttttctttttaaatacactattttgaaacttaaatatcaaaatgcctaacttttttttgtctttaagaGGTTCAAGATGCCACCTTCTAaacataaatttgttttttatttttttattttttattatattaattgataaaataaataataaataattaaaaatattaattattaaatagtaataatataaaattaataaaaataaaaaatattatagagaTTGAATAGTGTTgtctttaacattttttaatctttcttatttctattttaaataaataataaatcttCTATTTTGCAGCCAACTCTTTACTATGTAATCTATTTTGCAGCCAACATCCTCCTATTTTgcaacatatttaatttattaaaatataaattaacatttataCGGTTATTTATTGTAGCACATTCAAAGATTTCAGTATATACACGTTCTTTTCTTTGGTCCATGATATACtcaaatctattattttttattaaaaaaaagaatatatatttacttaca
It includes:
- the LOC101491053 gene encoding brassinosteroid-responsive RING protein 1, which produces MGFPVGYTELLFPKLVLHLLSVFSFIRKLICAIFRFLGLHDFLEPDITWPDGSTRIPEFESVSALLIREILPVVKFMELVDPPESCAVCLTEFEENDEIRRLANCRHIFHRCCLDRWMGYDQRTCPLCRTPFIPDDMQSAFNERLWAASGIPEFHSDLSSF